One region of uncultured Methanolobus sp. genomic DNA includes:
- a CDS encoding sodium:proton antiporter, translating into MELEGKKDKIILENLKYLNDSVLAILLLMPVTLVITFEALDDTGSLRWISIATWIVYLMGLWYVASRVFKLNKKLIEYIDEK; encoded by the coding sequence ATGGAATTAGAGGGAAAGAAAGACAAAATAATTCTGGAGAACCTGAAATACCTTAACGATTCAGTGCTTGCAATATTACTTTTGATGCCTGTCACTCTGGTCATCACTTTTGAAGCACTTGATGATACCGGAAGCCTTCGGTGGATCTCCATTGCAACATGGATAGTGTATCTGATGGGACTCTGGTATGTAGCTTCAAGAGTGTTCAAACTTAACAAAAAGCTTATTGAGTATATAGACGAAAAGTAG
- the ilvE gene encoding branched-chain-amino-acid transaminase — MSELLIYYNGDFVPKSQATTSVYDHGFLYGDGVFEGIRAYNGRVFKLREHVDRLYDSAKAIALDIPLSREEMEEAILETLRKNNLADAYIRPIVSRGVGDLGLDPRKCPKPNIYIISQEWGAMYGDLYEVGLTGVTVSVRRNSCDALSPNIKSLNYLNNILAKIEANEKGGDEAIFFDQNGYLSEGSGDNIFIIKNGKVYTPPTINNLKGITRATAIELLVDLGIETHVENLGMFDLYTADEIFVTGTAAEAAPLVKVDGRPIGDGKPGPITKKMVAAFEKITTTTGTPINP; from the coding sequence ATGAGTGAATTATTGATCTATTACAACGGTGACTTTGTCCCCAAATCCCAGGCCACAACATCCGTCTATGACCACGGATTTTTGTATGGAGATGGCGTCTTTGAAGGCATAAGAGCGTACAACGGACGTGTTTTCAAGTTACGTGAGCATGTTGACAGGCTCTATGATTCTGCAAAGGCAATTGCCCTTGACATACCACTTTCCAGAGAAGAGATGGAAGAGGCTATTCTGGAAACACTCAGAAAAAACAACCTGGCAGATGCTTACATCAGACCTATTGTTTCAAGAGGTGTTGGTGATCTTGGTCTTGATCCAAGGAAATGTCCGAAACCAAACATCTACATCATCTCACAGGAATGGGGTGCAATGTATGGTGACCTCTATGAAGTCGGACTTACCGGTGTTACCGTATCAGTCAGAAGGAACTCCTGTGATGCACTATCACCAAACATCAAGTCACTCAACTACCTGAACAATATCCTTGCTAAGATCGAGGCAAACGAGAAGGGCGGAGATGAAGCTATCTTCTTCGACCAGAACGGTTACCTCTCAGAAGGTTCAGGAGACAACATATTCATCATCAAGAACGGAAAGGTCTACACACCACCAACAATCAACAACCTGAAGGGAATCACCAGGGCAACAGCTATTGAACTTCTTGTAGACCTTGGAATTGAGACCCATGTCGAGAACCTTGGAATGTTTGACCTCTACACTGCTGATGAAATATTTGTAACAGGAACTGCAGCGGAAGCCGCGCCTCTTGTAAAAGTCGACGGTCGCCCAATTGGTGATGGAAAACCAGGTCCTATCACAAAGAAGATGGTTGCTGCGTTTGAAAAAATAACAACAACTACAGGCACGCCAATCAATCCCTGA
- a CDS encoding lectin like domain-containing protein → MKINMRFYKFLFTISLIILLAATSLISAGAESNEHALNITSGGPELSTAPINPAFIEYQEELEQERINSESNTSANISILTLFSESSGSLPTKNLNTRLSFNGTGFDEEMFRPTGLIPSPVDLSHLSPVSMDFLLADDTIKTSGLELMDSEVSYPARYDLREHNGVTAVRDQAQAGSCWTHSAIASLESYLLFNRSETWDFSENNMKNTLVYSNTDGYDRTHDDGGYHFYGAAYHSRWSGPVVESDDPYNDLSGVSPDNLPVAKHVQEIMILPGFEGNDTLYKWVLTHYGAISVGIMQSSTYFDSNNNSYYYYGSIEYANHAVTLVGWDDNYSAQNFTPTAPGNGAFIIKNSWGTNWGEDGYYYVSYYDSVMGNNEGLLGIGTKPYTGNFLYTAENVSNYDSIYQYDELGWVSCVGYYNSTALGANVFTASSNETLEAVSFYTVDSNSFYNISIYLDPDSGPVNSSGPVSVQNGTIAIAGYHTINLDTNVSLNTGQNFSVVVEFTTPNYDYPIAIEQVLSGYSDNAHAESGQSFVSSNGSQWTDISEQNANVCIKAFTTENKVPEALFVAGTRYVHVNETVDFHDASLFSPDSWKWDFGDSSTSSVQNPTHSYSETGIYTVSLNASNSYGSNTSARTSFIHVLNSTIVVNSTGSADFTTINAALVAASDGDTIAVDPGTYSENLYFKKDDISLISSTGNPEDVTIVSPDSTDIAIYIRADGITISNVTVMNSYIGIGIDISSECKIDNCYTSGNTYGIYLSKSQVNYISNCTSNENTYGLRLSESVNNVLNNNSMDNNTYNSLFDSHVNVVETNNLVDGKAIYYLVNSSDQVIDASSNAGIVHLMNCSNMTIENIETENAYCGFYVYESNNISIDNCTAVDDQCGVYLSSSDNNTIYSFNSTGTTIYGLYLYDSSNVIIENCTSTDNQYGIYHSCSDNNTISSCNTTGTTYYGLYLYDSNNVTVEDCTSTDNQYGVYLSSSDNNTIYGCNISDDEYYGIRLTGSSNNQIYNNYFNNSNNVYVSGGTSNDWNITRTSGTNIINGSYLGGNFWATPAGTGWSQTEYSVGDGFCDAYEITDNGNNIDYLPLTLNGAQPANQDDNSNQNDNDGIRVKIATSKSSLSNIVATDSSVRFVGKDAEVKYVFTDSSTPVNEISFESNINQGYVMASVSLLDEFPESSPAPSTVTLYQGMEILLGDEEFSSGIGDAKISFSVSKEWLESNDFGEGNIRMEHFSDGIWDRLPTVVTGEDDEYFYFEATTTGFSPFIICADVSGESQVNAGSSSDNAGEAAFSENIVPDAPQDSGQSGDNPVSTLMTISGLIVVTVLGLVVKMKKSE, encoded by the coding sequence ATGAAAATAAACATGAGATTCTACAAGTTCTTATTCACGATCAGTCTTATTATTTTACTTGCAGCTACCTCGTTAATATCTGCCGGTGCAGAGTCGAATGAGCATGCACTTAACATTACATCAGGTGGACCTGAACTTAGTACGGCACCTATTAATCCTGCTTTCATCGAGTATCAGGAAGAACTGGAGCAGGAACGCATAAATTCAGAAAGTAACACAAGTGCAAACATCTCAATCCTGACATTATTCAGTGAATCATCAGGTTCACTACCTACTAAAAATCTCAACACCCGGTTATCTTTCAATGGCACCGGATTTGACGAAGAAATGTTCCGTCCGACAGGACTTATACCCTCTCCTGTAGACCTATCACATCTTTCTCCTGTGAGCATGGATTTCTTGCTTGCCGATGATACCATTAAGACTTCAGGTCTTGAATTGATGGATTCTGAAGTATCATACCCAGCACGATATGACCTGCGTGAGCACAATGGTGTCACAGCAGTAAGAGATCAGGCTCAGGCCGGAAGCTGCTGGACTCATTCAGCCATTGCCTCCCTTGAATCTTATCTTCTTTTTAACAGATCAGAAACATGGGATTTTTCAGAGAATAACATGAAAAATACTTTGGTGTACAGCAATACTGATGGATATGACCGTACACATGATGACGGTGGCTATCATTTTTACGGCGCTGCTTATCATTCCCGATGGAGTGGTCCTGTGGTGGAATCAGATGATCCGTACAACGATTTGTCAGGTGTTTCTCCTGATAATCTTCCTGTGGCAAAACATGTTCAGGAAATTATGATCCTTCCTGGTTTTGAAGGCAATGACACTCTTTATAAATGGGTGCTTACTCACTATGGAGCAATATCTGTAGGCATAATGCAAAGCAGTACTTATTTTGATTCCAATAATAACAGCTACTATTACTATGGCTCAATAGAATACGCAAACCACGCTGTGACTCTGGTTGGCTGGGATGACAATTATTCCGCTCAGAATTTCACTCCCACAGCTCCTGGAAATGGAGCGTTCATCATCAAGAATTCATGGGGCACTAATTGGGGAGAAGATGGATACTACTATGTATCATATTATGATTCAGTAATGGGAAATAATGAAGGATTATTGGGAATTGGTACCAAGCCATATACTGGTAACTTCCTTTACACTGCGGAGAATGTGAGTAATTACGACAGTATTTACCAGTATGATGAACTTGGATGGGTTAGTTGTGTAGGTTACTATAATAGCACTGCCTTAGGTGCTAATGTTTTCACAGCAAGTTCAAATGAAACTCTTGAAGCTGTGAGTTTCTACACTGTAGATTCTAATTCCTTCTACAATATTTCCATATACCTGGATCCGGATTCCGGTCCTGTTAACAGTTCTGGCCCGGTCTCAGTACAGAATGGAACAATTGCAATTGCAGGATACCATACTATCAACCTCGATACGAATGTTTCACTTAATACAGGGCAGAATTTCTCAGTTGTTGTAGAATTCACGACGCCAAATTATGATTATCCAATAGCTATTGAACAAGTATTATCCGGTTATAGTGACAATGCTCATGCAGAATCCGGACAGAGCTTTGTAAGTTCCAATGGCAGCCAGTGGACTGACATATCCGAACAGAATGCAAATGTATGTATCAAAGCATTCACTACAGAAAACAAAGTGCCTGAGGCTTTATTTGTTGCTGGCACAAGATACGTTCACGTTAACGAGACTGTAGATTTCCATGATGCAAGTCTCTTCTCACCGGATAGCTGGAAATGGGACTTTGGAGATAGTTCAACATCTTCAGTCCAGAATCCAACACACTCTTATTCAGAAACCGGGATTTATACAGTATCATTGAATGCATCAAACTCTTATGGAAGCAATACTTCTGCAAGAACTTCTTTCATCCATGTTCTCAATTCAACAATTGTTGTCAATAGCACTGGAAGCGCCGATTTTACAACAATTAATGCTGCACTAGTTGCTGCATCTGATGGTGATACTATTGCTGTAGATCCGGGTACTTATTCTGAAAACCTCTATTTCAAAAAGGATGACATCAGCCTTATTTCATCTACAGGTAATCCTGAAGATGTCACAATCGTTTCACCAGATTCAACTGATATTGCAATTTATATCAGAGCAGATGGAATCACAATTTCCAATGTAACCGTTATGAATTCTTACATTGGAATTGGCATTGATATATCAAGTGAATGCAAAATAGATAATTGCTATACATCTGGAAATACATATGGAATATATCTCTCAAAGTCTCAGGTAAATTATATTTCAAACTGTACATCTAATGAGAACACATATGGCTTACGTTTATCTGAGTCAGTGAACAATGTTCTTAACAATAATTCTATGGATAACAACACCTACAATTCACTTTTTGATTCACATGTTAATGTTGTAGAAACGAACAATCTGGTTGATGGAAAAGCAATATATTATCTTGTAAATAGCTCTGATCAGGTTATAGATGCCAGTTCCAATGCAGGAATTGTTCATCTGATGAACTGTTCTAACATGACAATAGAAAACATTGAAACAGAGAACGCTTATTGCGGATTTTACGTCTATGAAAGCAACAATATAAGTATTGATAATTGCACGGCCGTTGATGATCAATGTGGTGTTTATCTTTCATCTTCAGATAACAACACAATATATAGTTTCAATTCAACAGGGACTACTATCTATGGCTTGTACTTGTACGATAGCAGCAATGTGATTATTGAAAATTGCACAAGTACTGACAACCAATATGGCATTTATCATTCTTGTTCAGATAACAACACAATATCCAGTTGCAATACAACAGGAACTACTTATTATGGATTATACTTGTACGATAGTAACAACGTGACTGTTGAAGATTGTACAAGCACTGATAATCAATATGGTGTTTATCTCTCTTCTTCAGATAATAACACAATTTATGGTTGCAATATAAGCGATGATGAATATTATGGAATACGACTAACCGGTTCCAGCAATAATCAGATATATAACAACTATTTCAACAACAGCAACAATGTCTATGTTTCAGGAGGAACTTCCAACGATTGGAACATCACAAGAACATCAGGAACCAATATCATCAACGGAAGTTATCTTGGTGGAAACTTCTGGGCAACCCCTGCTGGAACAGGCTGGAGCCAGACCGAATACTCCGTTGGGGATGGTTTCTGTGATGCGTATGAGATAACAGATAATGGAAACAATATCGATTATCTTCCATTAACTTTGAATGGTGCTCAACCTGCAAACCAGGACGATAATTCAAATCAAAACGATAATGATGGAATTCGTGTAAAAATAGCCACAAGCAAATCATCTCTGTCAAACATCGTTGCAACTGATTCCAGTGTACGTTTTGTTGGAAAAGATGCAGAAGTAAAATATGTTTTCACAGATAGTTCTACTCCGGTAAACGAGATCAGCTTTGAGTCTAATATAAACCAAGGTTACGTAATGGCAAGTGTCAGCCTTCTTGATGAATTTCCGGAAAGTTCTCCTGCACCATCAACAGTGACGCTTTATCAGGGAATGGAAATTCTCCTTGGTGACGAAGAATTCTCATCTGGCATCGGTGATGCGAAAATATCCTTCTCAGTTTCAAAAGAATGGCTTGAATCTAATGACTTCGGTGAAGGAAATATCCGCATGGAGCATTTTTCCGATGGAATCTGGGATAGACTACCAACTGTAGTTACAGGTGAAGATGATGAATATTTCTATTTTGAAGCAACAACAACAGGATTTTCACCATTTATAATCTGTGCCGATGTCTCAGGAGAAAGTCAGGTTAACGCAGGCTCTTCTTCGGATAATGCGGGAGAAGCTGCATTTTCAGAGAATATCGTGCCGGATGCTCCACAGGATTCTGGACAATCAGGGGATAATCCTGTAAGCACATTAATGACTATATCTGGTTTGATAGTGGTCACAGTTCTGGGTTTAGTTGTTAAAATGAAGAAATCGGAATAA